The window agttgttTATATTTCCCGCTGCAATCTAACACAACTGTGCCatgtctcaattttttggtcaaaagGCCGAAGTTCGTGCTGCAAAAGAAACTCACTTCGGGCTCTTGTGGAAAGATTGTGACAACGAAATCATATCAAGCAAAGCCTGAATTTTAaggatatgaaataaaaactgGCGGTGAAATTTCGAGTCATGTGCACtttaagctacactgaaaggaaagaagtcgaaacaaagGTGTAAGATCGAACTTGGGACCACTTGCACTAAGGCCGCGCATTAACCGGTTGTGCAATCCATGCTcctttaaatttgtcaaattttgagTTTTAAGAACTCAAACGTTAACAAATTATTCAATACATCGGGGTCAAATTCCTTGGTACAGTTAATCTTGCTGTGCCCTTCAAATTGGGAATGTCGTTACTTTGAATGACAAATACACAAGAATTTGAAAAAGTATAAGATTTCACGTAATAAACTGTTTACACTTTTTTCGACAGGTTTTCACAAGTTTTGAACAACAGGTAGATGAAAGAATGCGGTTTGTGTTCACCATTCAGCTTATCAGTGTGTTGCTGATGTTCCAGCCTGATAAATGTTTAAGCTGTGACCAGGCTGACTGGTCGGTGAGCCTGGATAGAGCAACTTGGTCCAGATGTCCCAATCCAAAGACATACCTAAGAGGATTGTGGAGGAACGACCGACATCCGGGAGATGAAAGAGTTGGGCGAATCGAATATGGAAGGTGCTGCACAGCCACTGAACCCAGTTATACCAATCAGCCTGCAGCCTGCTCAAATTCAAACTGGCTACACACATCGGATGGGTGAGTTATTAGAAATATTAAGATCAGTGATGGCAAAGCACAAGAAATCATCCAGGGTCAAAACTAGAATCACTGGACTAAAAAAAGATCagaaaaaaatttatttaaggGCTTATTATAGTATTGTTAACGCAGTTTGTTTAATCCTCTGTTTATTGGTAGATTGAATATTGGAATCGTTTGAAGCTGCACTATTTTCTGTTGCGTTGTCACGAAAGTTCTAAATTTCTCCTAAACGTAGTTTTCCAAAGTAGTATTCATTGCTGTATACCACAAAAGTATAAATTTTTCTCATTGTTAGTTTTTGTGGCTGACAAAAGTTCCCATCTCTTCTCAGTTTTAATGTCTGGGCGCTGTGTCCAACTGGTTACTACTTGAACGGCCTCAGATTGGGCGCTGAACCACCTGCATACCTACAACACATTGACGAGGGACAATGCTGCCATCCACTGGGTCACCCCAACAGTTACGAGCACTGTTACGATGAAGATGTCACCCATTCGTTCGACCACAAGGGTTGGAGTGAATGCCAACAGACGGGATATTACATGACCGGCTTCTACAAAAGCAGTTGCAACGACATTTACTGCATTGAAAAGTTCAGATGCTGCAAGATGaagaaacataatttttattttattaacttacAGACGTAGATCACGAATTAGCAGTGAAACACGTCACCTACCATTACAACATATGTTTTcgtacagaaaaaaataattcgaACAAATAAAACTCTTCCTAGTTCACTAAGACACATTTCTTTCAGCGATTATCAATGGCGGATGGGGCGCCTATGGAGACTGGAGCGAGTGTAGTGTGACTTGCGGAGCTGGACAGCAAGAGCGATTCCGCACTTGCACCAATCCCCCTCCGTCTAATGGTGGGGCGCAATGCTCTGGATCCAACAAAGAGACCAGGCCATGCAACAATGGACCATGCAAAGGAAGGCGAAACAATGATAAtttaaggaggcttgaaagggGTTTGCATTGCTATAGTGTTTATGAAACAATGAAAGATACCAATGAaagatatttcatagtgtaggcaaactataaatatctttgcaactttATTGTTGGGTAACACTTTAAGGGTACTTACTACGTGATATTGGTACCATGGCACCACTTTAGGTCAACAAAAGTGACCTACCGtttatatttctttgttggaaatgtCCCTAAATCTTTAActtcttagagagtatgacaaaacgTTTTCTAGTAGGATTTAAGAAACATCGAAAAAGGCGTTTTACAGTTTACAGAGAATTTTACTGTATAACTTTTCCAGAAACTTTTTCATTTGAAGTGCAATCGTGAATGATACATGCTTGCAAAAATCAATATAGGTTAAGAGGCAAATTGCGAGATAAAGACAAATTTTTTCCTCAGTTTTTGTTTCCGGTTCGggccaatctcgtacccagagtcctcgggatTTTTgatcagcgggtgagcgccagGAGAGATTCTGGAAAAATGGAGTAACGTAGGTttaaatggaaacagaaaagagaaaacagtaagCAGTAGAAATGGCTGGTTGAAAGctttcgagaaacaaaaattttagcctTTCACACCATAAAGGAATTTGgaaaaatgatcattggctttcCGTGAAAgcgagtgaagatgaaacttctgacgctatcggtaagtgtatttttagtgttttagcGTGCATTCCATCCAGCGgaataccatcgtgcaagcaacacgatcgagaaatttttgtggaaacgacaccaatgtcctcttctactacagTTATATGTGTTTCCGTGATTCTGAATGGCATCGACAAGACCttcttccacggatttctccccAAAGCGACTGATGTACTTATACAGCAGCactttagcagcgtgggaaaattcccctTGCGTTattagacataattcaaacaccgtcgttttattattttagtgatttgtatatttctgaggtagaaaaaacaaacagcactgaaactagctttagattttgaatctccctcctgTCGGACTGTCATTGTTATGCAAGCCACCAATCAAAAAATAGTTCAGGTCCATTATCCCAGTCTCTCTGGGCGCTCaaccgctggccaaaaagccagaggactctgggaacgagattgggttcccgcgattttacgccgtattttcacttccggtgtgttgcgctcgctacttttgatagaaattcgATTCATTcagcaatctcgaccccagagctcttctcttgactgagggagagatgACTTCTGGGGAACCCTAAAACAAAGTGTCCTCTCATTggtttttgtaaagaaaaattaaaagcgtctctaattggagcattcatgttagcacgaggagtgagcaagcggagtaaggttcaaatagccactTTTTAGCTAttagaaccctacggcgcatgctcTCCTACATGGAGTtttccagagccttgggtcgctccgaggctctggtgacgagaatgattCATTCAGCTGAAGCGTGTTTCTTAGTTACGGCGTGTGTAGTTTACGCGCGCGCGCAGGTAAAAGCCATTTCCAGCCTCCTTAAAGCAAAGTGTGGAAACAGAACTTCTCAGACCTTCACTTCGTCCAAAGTAATAATAAGGAGTACAGGGATGgtacagtggtgagagcagtcgcctcccaccaatgtggcccgggttcgattccatgactcggcgtcatatgtgggttgaaaatttggttttatcaacggagttgataatgtaaattggccaccgtacagagattctacaCTGCATAAAATGGCATGTATAAGGAGGTATAATGAACCCGTATACATAATGTGGGCGGAAAGGGATACTGATGTATACTGAAGTATATGTGTAAGGTCTTTATAATGATCAGTATACGTCCGTATCCTTATACTAATGTATACTGTGTTGTGGAGATTATGTTATACCTAGTGTAAGGGAACATTATATGAGTTGACAAAGTAAATTCGACTGGATTGTGCTTTTGCATCATAAATGAGAGTAATGAAGGCTCCAGTTGCTGAAAACAGAGCTGATCGACTTGAAAAGTGTTCCCTGTGATAATGAGTGCTTCTTACGGAAGAAGGTATCAGTGAACTTGACGACACGTAAAGAAAGCTTCAAGTCAGATAAACAGCTATAAACGCAGGTATAATTATTATCGCGTCTTTGCGCTTCTTTTCGGACTCTGTACAGGTATCATTAACCCATCTTAACGTTACTTTATGCATTGTGTAAAGATATCCACAACGCATCTGTACGCTGCTTTACGCACTGCGCAAAGGTATCAATAAGATGCGTGAAATAAGCAATTTCGCGAAATTGCTCGACACTCAGCGTGTCCGAGATCAGAATGTGACGTGTCAGAGAGTGCCATGTTCCTGATACTTAAGGGCACACGGTTTTAGGCTACGTCgacacgaagacgattgtaaacgtaAACGATAGTaaacgcatatttttatctccgtctccacacgaagacgatcatcgtttacgtagcgttttcaaatttatccactttggagTGCGTTTTCGAATTTATGCGTTTGCGGTGAGTGTtttcatcgtcttcgtgtgggCGGAAGGCCCAAGCGCATAAAAAGTTTGCGTTTACTAacgtttgcgtttacaatcgtcttggCTTTGACGGGGCCTTAGTTTAATCAGCCAAACTAATTATAATTCACGGAGCTCGTTTGTTTTTacttgaaaactaaaatttcggacgagcacgtgcgttttgtttgttgtttcagAATGTTCAAGTCAACAAGGCGCGAAGATCTATACTTAACTTACATCATTTTGTTAATCAGTGCCATCGAGTGTATTCTGTTCAGAATTTTATGTGGAGGGATACGACTTAAAATTAATACCAATCTTCAATATAGCTCTAACTTTCGACTCACGTTATGCATAGTTCTATTTCCGACAGGTGTTTACACTCAAACGCATATTTACTCTCCTTCCGACTATTTTATATTCTCGTATTTGCGATCTACTTATCGCAGGGCTCTTTTCGAATACCAGCCTGGCTACTGAATATGAAACCGTTGTTTAAATTTAGTGCTAAAAAAGCAGCAATGGACATTCCTTATATCTCATCGGCCTAGGTGGTGGCGCGACTATCACCACATAagtgaatttcattttagagtggttttcaattcagtttcgtaaaaccaaaaacaaaccaaTTAATTACAAATTAGACTACTCAGCCAATCTCAAGCcatagtaaaaccaaaaccaaaaccaaagtaattgtctaattactttccacactcaactgaaaatcgCTCTACAATGTTGACacaatttattttgcatttgtATGCGGTCACAACACCAAATCAAAAATCTCAAGATTCACCAGAAAAAGAACAGAAGATATTTGTATTAAATGAATCAGTTCTACTGTAAAATACCATAGTGTTGTAGCATAATAATTATGAGAAAATAACCTGTATACTTTTATGCTTTGCTTACATCAACAGATCCCTAATGTTGACCTTTTAAAAAGCATGTAATTTTTCTgtatttctcctcaaagagtaCCAAACAATAGTAACATTCACATAATACTAACACTATGATAAAAATTTTGCACTGCCATTAAAAAATCCAACAAAAAATTCTACAAACTTCTAACATCAGGATATACAAGTACTATTAACTGAACCATGTCTTGCATTTAGACTCAAAGGTTCCAAGGCATTTTATTCTTAGAGCTGGAAAATATACTAAAGCAAAAAATTGAACATCCCTCTTTAATCATTACACTTACATATACAGCTTAGTTCCACATACAACACATGCAGCAGAGTTGTCTGTGAGACATGACTGTCATTATGATATCAATTTCAGCTTCATTTTCAGTGCAATGTTTGCAGTTTAACAACTACATATACATTGTAAGTTAACACTAAAGACTGATCAGAGCTTGAGTAAACAtgtatgaagaaaaagaaaatactatAGAACAATTTAAtatgaaaaacaaacattacTGAATTTTCCCCATGACTTGATCCACACTTATTGCTGCCAATGGTAAGTCAATAAGGCTTAACATAACTCCACAAGACCTCTGACTGGTTTGACCACagtaatcaatcaatcaatcagttatTCTCTTTAACTTATGATGTAAATGTTACTACTGTACATGGGttggttttaaaaaaaggaacaagtTTAAGGTTCTTTATCAAAGTTTGATATGGTACTGTGAGTTCTTCACACATGCAATTTGACATCAAGTGGAACAGCAACAGTGACTCTCTCTTTACCATTAGGAGTTTTAAGGTTATAACGCAAGTTGGCTACAACACAAACACTGTCTATCCTTGACACTGGCATGAATGCTCCAACTGATTCGATCTCAAATGATGGAAGGCATACTTGAATTGGTAACCCAAAATAGAACCTTGCATTTGGGTGGACTTTGTACCAGTGAATACAAGCAAGAGTGTATGGGAGGTCTACAGTTCCACCAGTTGGGGATTGAACGGTGACAGTATGCTGGAAGAAGTACTGTATAACTCctacaataaaaacaacaacaaaaaaccatATTAGTCTTCAGGTAACCAGTCCATATTCTGTAAGGTCTTGGGTGCCTGAGACAACACTCTCCATGAGTCAACTTTATGGAGCAATTATAATTGTGAAAACATTGTCTCCGCAGCCTGAGTCAAAGTTGACCCCACATGATTTAACATTCTTCATAACACtttttgaataataaaaatgtgcAAATATACTTCTTTGTGTGAGTATTCCTCAGTAATTCGATCAAAGTGGGTTTTGCAGAGTTAATTTTCACTTCTTTAAATCCTAAATATAGACAGTTCCTGACACACCATGCGGAGAATTGTCTTGCTTAGGCAGGCCAAAGTGTTTATATGAGCAGAAATAGATTGACTGTAACACACCAGGGTCTATTAACAGACTATTTCTAAACAGTCTAGTAACTCATTGTAATCATGATCAGCAGTAACACACTATAGAATTCTACTGTTTTGCTTGAATTTGTCCTGGTCCTTTCAAATCTGTAATGCTGGTCTGTCTCCGACCAGTTCAGAATTTTACCAAGTTTCTCTTCCCTTCAAATATTTGATTGGTCATTTAAGAGCCACAATGTTAATTTTGCTGTTAAAGACAATGAGCCTGACTGAAACTGTAAAATTTTTTGCATGCCAATTTCAGCTATTTTCTTGGATTTTATTAAAGGAATGTAACTACTACCTGAGAAccaatgttttcaagctaaattAGAAGGCACAATGATCATGTATTGCCCAAACAGTGCTGACCCACATGGTTGGTCAGAACTTGCTTAAACAATATTACAGTACATACTGTATAACaaacatctacatgtatgctGTAATGTAAAGCTTTAATTTGCAAAGCTCACCTGGTCTTAAATCCTTTGAATTTGTGTCCAGACCGTTTGCACCATACCATCGGGCAAGAATGCAGGCTGACCTTTCACTTCTTGAGTACCTTGAGTCTAACTTCTGGTCATACAACTTCAACTGGGAAAACTGACGTGTAAACTTTGGAACATAAACAATACTGTCTTCCTTGTGTAAAAAGCTGTACATTTGTGTCAAGGTATCAACCTCATCATCAGCCATGTAAACCTCTTTGTAAGGAGGGAGAGCCTGGATAAAGTGTTTGTCCACAAATGATAAATGAAAGAGATTAACTCCAGTGAAGCCTTTAAGCCTAGCACACTCTTTATATTCAGCTGGAGAAAGATTACTCTTCTTTGTTAATGCCAGAGATCCTTTGTCAGTTGCCGATAGCATCTCTCTAAATCCACTAAAATCTCCTGGCCATGAAATGCTTCCAAGCTGATGTCGTTCAAGAAATTTCCTCATCAACTGTACCTCTATTTGACGGTTGTTGACATGCAAAGATCCTAAGATTCCATTATAGCGCTCAAATGAAAAACACCAGAAGCCATATACAGGACCATAATCAAGAACACATTCACACAAATGACAGTGAAGATGCATGTTTGGTGTGATGACAGATGGGCCATATAAATTCTCAACAGTTTGACAAAACTTGACAAGCAGCTCATCAGCAAGTTTGACTTGGGATGTTGGTATCACCGTGGAGCACAATATTCTACAAGCTTTGACAAACAGCTTCCAACACTGTAGATGTCTCTCTGGGAGGATATCTTTTAATGCAAAGGTTGAAAACACCACAGCCCAATTTTTGAATTGATCAGCAGTGAAACCTTTAAAGTTTGATGCTATTTTAGACGGAATTCGACCGATACTGGATGGTACCTTTAACTTATTGATCCTGCTTTGAAGGTGGCTAAATTCCTTTTCACTGAGCAAGTTTTCTTCTTTCCAAATTTTAAGCATTTTCTTGGTGGTTCCTAACATCAAATTGTGCATGGGATCAATCACCACAAATGAGATAAAGTCAAAATAAGGAAGGTGAATTAAGGAAGAAAACCTCACACCATAGTTGCTTTCTTTGTCGTCTCGGCCTTTTTTTGAGGATGCTGTGTTCTTGATTGTCCATGCTTGCTCCCTGTGTTCAGCATCAGTGCGTAATGTCCAACTGCTCCGATTAAAGCCAGAGAAATCCTGTTTTGCTCCAAATGCTGGCCTTGGGAACTCTTTTTTACACTTGTTGCAACCCATTTTGGCACTGAAGCTTAAAAAGCCACATAGTTTACGAGATGCAGGTATGTCACATGTTGCACAGACTAGAGCAAGCCGACAAAACTTGGGTCCAGTAGAGGGGGTATTTATCCAAACACCATCCCAGAAGTCCAATAATTCATCAACAAGAGGGTCCAAAAATGAATTAACATCCCGGCTGGGCTCCTGAGGACCTGGAATAATGCCAACAATAGCAATGTTTTCCTCTTTGTTCCTTTCTTGAGGAGGCAAGTTAAGAAAACTCAGGTAAAGGACTCCCACACTGTAAATGGAATCTTTGAATGGTTGAAACCAGTCAAGGTTCAACATACATCCAAAAGTGTTGGGGGAATCAAAAAATGGTTCTCCCTCTGCATTCTTAAAATTCTTCCAGATCCTTCCATCATAAATATCTCCTAGAAGTTCAGGATCTCGAGGCTCCTTCTTAAACTCTTCACACTTCTCTCCAAAACCAGGTCGTTTTAAAAACTCTTCAAGTGTCTTCTTTACAGAGCGATAGCAGAACACTCTTTTGGCTTTCAAGATCAGGTCCCCATTCTTAGATCTGACAGCCTTGAACAGAGAAGTCCCACAAGGCTTTCGCTGGGTTCTCCTAAGGTGATCTGGAAATTCCACAAAACTGcaacgttttccttttttccttccgtTGGCCAGAGTCTGCACACAATCCTCGGGTTTGTAGATAGCCGAACATCTTGGACAGACaatgtatttttgaaagtcTTCTCTCTTTATACCCAAATAGTTCCTTATCATGTATAGGGAATTCGGTAATAAATTGGCAATGTCCTTGATTGCTTTGGATTGAGAGATTTTAGCCAAAAGTTCAACCACCTTTTTAGAAAAGGCAAATAAAAGACAAATAGCTGAATCAGAAATGTTGTGCATTGTTTTCCAAAACATGAGGAACATGATTATAAGTTTAACCACTGAATTGCTGATTGTTGATAGTCTTGTGGTCTTTGTTGCCTCCCCTTCCTCCTCTTCTGATGATGACATCTCCAGGTCATGAAAACTCAATTCAGCACCATCATCACTGTCAGTTTCTCCCTGAAGAAAGGTAAAATGCGTAACACAATtaacaaggatcaaaatttccAGTTTTCTGTCAATGAAAGTACGTGTACACTGCATCTACACTTATAAATTTTGGAGTCATACAAGCAATAGTTTTGACTTAAAATATGGATGAAAAAGTTTCTAGTCCAGGGAATCTGGTCCAGCAACATTGTGGCTTATAAAAATATGCACTTGTTTAATTTTAGTATAGTTTTTTAACACTTCTGTAGTTAACAATGACCTCCATGCAGCTATGTTTACTGCAGACAAACTGCTCATTTCCTTTGCAGTCACAAGGAACATTCGATAGGTCATATTTGTCAAAGAGCTAaagcaaaaatttgaaattcaccTTGCAAAAATTAATCGTAAATCTGCTCACTGATAAAGCACATcgtttcagccaatcagagcacacaTATggcaagtttattattattggtaataATTTAATGCTTACATGTTGACCCTCAAAACTGTCAGATGACTCAGCATTTGACAGCTCTCCACCACTAACATCTTCTCCAGAGTAACAGGGGCTATCACATGCATCAACTACAAGAGACATTTTAGTCagttattctttgttgtttagcTCTGaaattatattaaaacaattatttgcctcaggctcagtgaatatTGTCAAATAATCCCCTCGACTTCATCTCAGGGATCATTTGACAATATTCACCTCAGCTTTGGTGGATAATTGTTGAATAAAAACATGATTCTTAATCAGTCAGCActcatattttcttaggactgttttctaaaagacaCATGGGTGTCCCCAGGAGTACTACATGTAAAGTTCAGTGAAATTCACTAATGACCAGGGGTGGCATTCCATGACCTAAAATGTCCCACATGTTAACAGCATTGCCGAAAGGTTCATACCTTGAGCATCCTGAATTTCGCTGAAGGCTTCTGTCCGTTCATTGTCAGAGAAATCAAACTCAAGGTCGCTAGAATCTGAATGGAAACTGTATGATCCACCAAGTTTATCTGGGGAAAAAGTGTAAGGGCCTGAGTTTAGGAGCTTATAAAGTGCTTAGatgacaacaacatttatttgagCTGAACTAATATTCTTAAAATACAATTATTTGAACATATTTATGTTAAATAACAGTAACTGGTCACCCAAAATAACCATAAAACTAAACTAGTTGGGTGACCATTAATAATTACCGGTAATTAACAATTCCTTGAGAGTCAGTAAAGAGACATCTGCAGTTTCCACAACAGAATTTCACagtacaaataaattaaatacttaaataattataaaCTAGTAACAttgtattaaagaaaaaaacatagaaGTTATCACATATAAACTAGATAAATAGACATACATAACTACTGTAGAACATAACATGTATAAAAAGAGACCAAACACTTATAAATTACAGCGGATAACTCAAAATCAAACACAATATGgattataaagtaaaaaaacaaatgtaaTGTCATCTGCATTACAGCGTAGTAAAGGCAAACATAAATCGATACAAAGACAGATCGCAAGacctaaaacaattttttttctgcagaaTGTGACGCTAAATTACTCCAGTTGCGTCGAGCAACACTGGCTTACCTTGGCCTTGTACGTGACTCGTCTTCATTCGCTTGTGCCGGTTGTATGTTCGTGTTGACACGAAGCGTTCGCAGTGTTCGCAAAATCGTTTGCGCTTCTTAACACCAGTATCTTCTCTACTAAATCGATCACTACAATCCATTTTCTCTGATTAAAGTAAAGTTGAATCCAACGTGACTTCCTGAAGCGAAATAATCTTCGAGATTTCCTTTTTGACGATAATAAAGGCTTGGTTACAAAGCTGACGGGCGCGATGAATGATGACTGCTTTGCATTTGgggcgggaaattcaaaatagCGAGCTGTGAAACCAACAAGCGTGCGTTTTGCCGAATCTGAAATATGGCCACAAGTAGCGCAAGCAGCCGAGGTACTTCACGAGGCAACTTTTATTCCGCATCAAATATTTCAAGAACTCCATCTCCTCTGAGTGCACGTGATCGCAATTCTAGAACAAGTCCTGACGTTTTACGATCAACTTCATCTTCTTCGTCCGCATCGTTGTCATCTACTCCAATATCCTTTCGCGACTCGACCAGCACGTTACAACAGGTAATCGCTGGGCTTTCAGCCTGTCAGACCTCAATTCAAGATCTTCTGAAGACTGTAGAAAGTTCAAATGAAAGAATTAAGGACCTCTCCGAGAAAATGAAGACCCTTGATGACAAAGTCGACAAACTATCTTCTGATCAAGTTGTTGATGCTGATCGCAGGGACAACGATGGGCGTGGAGTCAAACGCAAGCGGACAAAAGCTTCGCTTCTTATTCAGGTAAGTTTTAATGCCTTTGCAGGACTTTATTTTAGCTCAGTCAATTCGGTTTATAGCTTACAATTCCTTAGGTAGGCACTATGATGAAAGATCGGTTCAAATGCTGCGTCCAACGATTCCGCTGATTATGATTCATTTACGCATTTGgtggttttcttttttgcaaagaGCTTATCTGTCTTGATTCTACTGTTGTGGCTCTATTTAGAGTAAGAGGTAGTTGTTTTTATAGTTCAAACTTCAGTTATAACTTCAAGCACACCTTTTCTCTTAAGTCCGCGTCTTCCCAAGGTGAGAAAATTCCCGTTTGTGTTGTCTTTGTTAACCGAAATGTATGGCGATAATCACAACCTACGGTGGGTGATCAGTTAGCGTTTTAGATGGCGCTGAAAATTTTGCACAAATTAATAGAGGAGACTTGGAGAGTTTGTGGATGAGAAAATATTGTACAGCGACTAAGTCCAGTCTAGATTTGTTTCCTGTCATATCAC of the Montipora capricornis isolate CH-2021 chromosome 7, ASM3666992v2, whole genome shotgun sequence genome contains:
- the LOC138057275 gene encoding uncharacterized protein isoform X1: MDCSDRFSREDTGVKKRKRFCEHCERFVSTRTYNRHKRMKTSHVQGQDKLGGSYSFHSDSSDLEFDFSDNERTEAFSEIQDAQVDACDSPCYSGEDVSGGELSNAESSDSFEGQHGETDSDDGAELSFHDLEMSSSEEEEGEATKTTRLSTISNSVVKLIIMFLMFWKTMHNISDSAICLLFAFSKKVVELLAKISQSKAIKDIANLLPNSLYMIRNYLGIKREDFQKYIVCPRCSAIYKPEDCVQTLANGRKKGKRCSFVEFPDHLRRTQRKPCGTSLFKAVRSKNGDLILKAKRVFCYRSVKKTLEEFLKRPGFGEKCEEFKKEPRDPELLGDIYDGRIWKNFKNAEGEPFFDSPNTFGCMLNLDWFQPFKDSIYSVGVLYLSFLNLPPQERNKEENIAIVGIIPGPQEPSRDVNSFLDPLVDELLDFWDGVWINTPSTGPKFCRLALVCATCDIPASRKLCGFLSFSAKMGCNKCKKEFPRPAFGAKQDFSGFNRSSWTLRTDAEHREQAWTIKNTASSKKGRDDKESNYGVRFSSLIHLPYFDFISFVVIDPMHNLMLGTTKKMLKIWKEENLLSEKEFSHLQSRINKLKVPSSIGRIPSKIASNFKGFTADQFKNWAVVFSTFALKDILPERHLQCWKLFVKACRILCSTVIPTSQVKLADELLVKFCQTVENLYGPSVITPNMHLHCHLCECVLDYGPVYGFWCFSFERYNGILGSLHVNNRQIEVQLMRKFLERHQLGSISWPGDFSGFREMLSATDKGSLALTKKSNLSPAEYKECARLKGFTGVNLFHLSFVDKHFIQALPPYKEVYMADDEVDTLTQMYSFLHKEDSIVYVPKFTRQFSQLKLYDQKLDSRYSRSERSACILARWYGANGLDTNSKDLRPGVIQYFFQHTVTVQSPTGGTVDLPYTLACIHWYKVHPNARFYFGLPIQVCLPSFEIESVGAFMPVSRIDSVCVVANLRYNLKTPNGKERVTVAVPLDVKLHV
- the LOC138057275 gene encoding uncharacterized protein isoform X2 is translated as MNGQKPSAKFRMLKGETDSDDGAELSFHDLEMSSSEEEEGEATKTTRLSTISNSVVKLIIMFLMFWKTMHNISDSAICLLFAFSKKVVELLAKISQSKAIKDIANLLPNSLYMIRNYLGIKREDFQKYIVCPRCSAIYKPEDCVQTLANGRKKGKRCSFVEFPDHLRRTQRKPCGTSLFKAVRSKNGDLILKAKRVFCYRSVKKTLEEFLKRPGFGEKCEEFKKEPRDPELLGDIYDGRIWKNFKNAEGEPFFDSPNTFGCMLNLDWFQPFKDSIYSVGVLYLSFLNLPPQERNKEENIAIVGIIPGPQEPSRDVNSFLDPLVDELLDFWDGVWINTPSTGPKFCRLALVCATCDIPASRKLCGFLSFSAKMGCNKCKKEFPRPAFGAKQDFSGFNRSSWTLRTDAEHREQAWTIKNTASSKKGRDDKESNYGVRFSSLIHLPYFDFISFVVIDPMHNLMLGTTKKMLKIWKEENLLSEKEFSHLQSRINKLKVPSSIGRIPSKIASNFKGFTADQFKNWAVVFSTFALKDILPERHLQCWKLFVKACRILCSTVIPTSQVKLADELLVKFCQTVENLYGPSVITPNMHLHCHLCECVLDYGPVYGFWCFSFERYNGILGSLHVNNRQIEVQLMRKFLERHQLGSISWPGDFSGFREMLSATDKGSLALTKKSNLSPAEYKECARLKGFTGVNLFHLSFVDKHFIQALPPYKEVYMADDEVDTLTQMYSFLHKEDSIVYVPKFTRQFSQLKLYDQKLDSRYSRSERSACILARWYGANGLDTNSKDLRPGVIQYFFQHTVTVQSPTGGTVDLPYTLACIHWYKVHPNARFYFGLPIQVCLPSFEIESVGAFMPVSRIDSVCVVANLRYNLKTPNGKERVTVAVPLDVKLHV